A single genomic interval of Aedes aegypti strain LVP_AGWG chromosome 1, AaegL5.0 Primary Assembly, whole genome shotgun sequence harbors:
- the LOC5566819 gene encoding uncharacterized protein LOC5566819 yields the protein MPFLSAFTIAILLLVPTPTPLAQNAEMDIDWLNNGTIQSLIGTIFDQIHHIDIVIGEQFSVTRLGDRIDGLIHRREGPLFGKSVRIYGGEVLRSDDYQEGCSGDRSILSAVIVNPAESGDLDALGVIDRDYAEESSFIGWDGSYESFAKIWDQNHRNGYIVFANRDSFDSMMKCLLDPRGTYLVVLGSGEEFPMDEMRGMLNSLWMHNGLYRLFFLNSDQIYTFDPFAIDGRRYGTLVSLRGPDDIPRIPASDFKGYPLRVDIFRSTYSEPVLNASGAIIDFEGADMEVSRVFTEVMNFTADYLPPDKDNFGVQLPNGSFNGVIGRLSRHESDVAYVGFFIKDYFSRDIEFTNGIYTDELCCVVKKASRVPEYLLPITIFPADLWILLFMMGIACSIAWMVLRAGIQAKGTSRIRWVQKRRFAYLFNLSNEIRDAPLYRKLIQICIDTYVLLLSAPYQRFTRSGIERLMLFGIMMVSLIFVSMFQSSLSSVYLNPVYYKDIDSLQGLDEAGIKIPVKYKGYMDDVFPANYSPTMDSLRNKMVLESGKESMLAKVARVGTISTVTRKTTFSLDNAVYITTKQLFMIPECPRSYNLAYVVPRHSVFLEKINIVLSWMLNGGLIDHWINVMNFNVSIKDWDKIRNAEAANFKILTLIDMQFPFYLLVIGLIMSTVVFFGELVYFKYLK from the exons atgccATTCTTATCGGCCTTTACCATCGCTATCCTGCTGCTGGTTCCCACCCCAACTCCATTAGCCCAAAATGCCGAAATGGACATCGACTGGCTTAACAATGGAACTATTCAATCGCTAATCGGCACCATCTTCGATCAAATCCATCACATAGATATCGTAATTGGTGAGCAATTCTCGGTCACCCGGTTGGGAGATCGAATCGACGGTCTCATTCATCGACGGGAAGGCCCATTGTTTGGCAAGTCCGTCCGAATCTACGGCGGAGAAGTGCTTCGATCCGACGACTACCAGGAAGGCTGTTCCGGCGATAGGTCCATCCTTTCCGCGGTCATTGTGAATCCGGCGGAATCCGGAGACTTGGACGCACTTGGAGTAATCGATCGGGACTACGCCGAGGAGTCCAGTTTTATAGGATGGGATGGCTCGTACGAGTCGTTTGCGAAGATCTGGGACCAGAACCATCGCAATGGGTATATAGTATTTGCAAACAGGGACTCGTTCGATTCAATGATGAAGTGTCTGCTGGATCCGAGAGGTACCTACTTGGTGGTTCTCGGAAGTGGGGAAGAATTTCCAATGGACGAAATGCGTGGAATGTTGAATTCACTGTGGATGCACAACGGATTGTATCGTCTGTTCTTTTTGAATAGCGATCAAATCTACACCTTTGATCCGTTCGCGATTGATGGACGCAGATATGGGACGCTAGTTAGTTTGCGAGGACCCGACGATATCCCAAGGATACCCGCGAGCGATTTCAAAGGTTATCCTTTGAGAGTCGATATCTTTCGATCTACATATTCCGAACCGGTGTTGAACGCCAGTGGCGCAATAATTGACTTCGAAGGAGCGGACATGGAAGTCAGTCGCGTGTTCACCGAAGTCATGAACTTCACAG CCGACTATCTGCCTCCGGACAAAGACAACTTCGGTGTCCAACTTCCGAATGGAAGCTTCAACGGAGTTATCGGACGCCTGTCGCGTCACGAGAGCGACGTCGCCTACGTTGGATTCTTCATCAAGGACTACTTTAGCCGGGACATCGAGTTTACCAACGGGATCTACACCGACGAGTTGTGTTGCGTTGTGAAGAAGGCCAGTCGCGTGCCGGAGTATCTGCTTCCGATCACTATCTTCCCGGCAGATCTTTGGATACTGCTGTTCATGATGGGTATCGCTTGCTCCATAGCGTGGATGGTGCTGCGAGCTGGTATCCAGGCAAAAGGAACCTCTCGCATTCGGTGGGTTCAGAAACGTCGTTTCGCCTACCTGTTCAACCTATCCAACGAGATCCGAGATGCGCCGCTGTATCGCAAACTGATTCAAATCTGTATAGACACGTATGTGTTGCTGTTGAGTGCTCCATACCAGCGATTCACCCGGTCCGGTATCGAACGCCTAATGCTCTTCGGAATCATGATGGTTAGCTTGATCTTCGTCTCCATGTTCCAATCGAGTCTGTCATCGGTGTATTTGAACCCGGTCTACTATAAGGACATCGACAGTCTGCAAGGGTTGGACGAGGCCGGCATAAAGATCCCCGTGAAGTACAAAGGCTACATGGACGACGTCTTCCCGGCCAACTACAGCCCGACTATGGATTCGCTGCGGAACAAGATGGTACTGGAAAGTGGAAAAGAATCGATGTTGGCCAAGGTGGCTCGAGTAGGAACGATTTCAACCGTTACGCGTAAGACGACCTTCTCTCTGGACAATGCGGTGTACATCACCACCAAGCAGCTGTTCATGATTCCCGAGTGTCCTCGATCGTACAACCTGGCCTATGTAGTGCCGAGGCATTCCGTATTTCTGGAAAAGATCAACATTGTACTATCGTGGATGCTGAACGGTGGACTGATCGACCACTGGATCAACGTGATGAACTTCAACGTGTCGATCAAGGACTGGGACAAGATCAGGAACGCTGAGGCGGCCAACTTCAAGATTCTTACGCTGATTGACATGCAATTTCCGTTCTATCTTCTGGTGATTGGATTGATTATGAGTACGGTGGTTTTCTTCGGCGAACTGgtgtatttcaaatatttgaagtaG
- the LOC5566178 gene encoding uncharacterized protein LOC5566178: protein MLPSPWSSMLVVAVLVGVRLAQMSTMVEDEPDLYLPSWLTNDLILAQIATIFGRMTHIDFVLDDRSPDRVRQLDYIVRHLRDDSGFLRGKSIRIYQEQDGMDGVDSCATVLDHDYGDEFDLIHWDRTYDSFAKIWGQNQFNGYLVFANVFTFDRLVGCLLDPIGTYLIVMDDEMEPDEVGRLLAAIWEKDGSFQVFTLAGERLFGYDPFVRVGSRYGMLKELNVSDDLPRLPNVNFDGYPLRIEIFWSTYTIPMNTSRPNRDFIGPDAEVGRTVTKFLNFTAVFIPPDNDNFGTQLPNGSFNGVIGRLARRESDVAFVGFFVKDYFSRDIEFTSGVYGDELCCLVKKASRIPEYLLPITIFPSDLWGVLFLAGIIFSVIWVIIRGAIRITARVRNQRNQRQRLAELFNLSNETRDAPRYRKVIQICVDTYIIWVSAPYRRFTHSGVERLMLVGTMLVSVIFVSMFQSSLSSVFLNPVYYKDIDTLQQLDKSGMKIVVKYRGFMDDVFPANNTPTMDALRNKMAFEQYAGSMPGRVARIGTISTVTRKSTLSLDNAIYLSTNQLHMVRECPRMYNLAYVVSRHSVFLERINTMVMRMFDGGLVDRWISDMNYNFTIRDWEQIRATLGSNFKILTLVDMQFPFYLLAIGLCVSTVVFGAELVHHRIGRARGKSDGGISFSSSEGKLAKNASSNNYSYSQY from the exons ATGCTGCCTTCGCCATGGTCCAGTATGTTGGTCGTAGCAGTTCTGGTGGGAGTTCGCCTAGCTCAAATGAGTACCATGGTCGAGGACGAACCGGATTTGTATCTGCCGAGCTGGCTCACCAACGATCTTATCCTTGCCCAGATCGCCACGATCTTCGGCCGAATGACCCATATCGATTTCGTACTGGACGATCGATCACCGGATCGCGTACGGCAGCTGGATTACATTGTGAGACATCTCCGCGACGATAGCGGATTCCTGCGGGGGAAATCCATCCGGATCTACCAGGAACAAGATGGGATGGACGGAGTGGACAGCTGCGCCACGGTACTCGATCACGACTACGGCGATGAGTTCGACCTGATCCACTGGGACCGGACGTACGACTCGTTCGCGAAGATTTGGGGACAGAATCAGTTCAACGGTTATCTGGTGTTCGCGAATGTATTCACCTTCGATCGACTGGTCGGATGTTTGCTGGATCCGATCGGGACGTACCTGATCGTGATGGATGATGAAATGGAGCCGGATGAGGTCGGCCGATTGCTGGCAGCGATCTGGGAGAAGGATGGGTCGTTTCAGGTGTTCACGCTGGCCGGGGAACGGTTGTTCGGATATGATCCTTTTGTGCGGGTGGGGTCTCGATACGGGATGTTGAAGGAGTTGAACGTTTCGGACGATCTCCCGAGGCTGCCGAACGTTAACTTCGATGGGTATCCGCTGAGGATCGAAATATTCTGGTCAACGTACACGATACCGATGAATACGAGTCGACCGAACAGGGACTTTATCGGTCCGGATGCGGAAGTTGGACGAACGGTTACAAAGTTCTTGAACTTCACAG CCGTTTTCATTCCACCGGACAATGACAATTTCGGAACCCAACTGCCGAACGGGAGTTTCAACGGAGTCATAGGACGGTTGGCGCGGCGCGAAAGCGACGTGGCCTTCGTAGgattttttgtcaaagattACTTCAGTCGGGATATTGAGTTCACCTCCGGAGTGTACGGCGATGAGCTCTGCTGTTTGGTGAAGAAGGCTAGCCGCATACCGGAATATTTGCTTCCGATCACGATTTTCCCTTCGGACCTGTGGGGTGTTCTGTTCTTAGCAGGGATCATCTTCTCTGTCATTTGGGTGATAATTCGAGGAGCGATACGAATTACCGCTAGGGTTCGCAATCAACGGAATCAACGACAAAGACTAGCCGAACTGTTCAACCTATCCAACGAAACCCGCGACGCCCCGAGGTATCGCAAAGTGATCCAGATATGCGTGGATACCTACATCATTTGGGTGAGCGCCCCCTATCGAAGGTTTACCCATTCGGGCGTCGAACGTCTGATGCTCGTCGGCACCATGCTGGTCAGCGTGATCTTCGTATCCATGTTCCAATCAAGTTTGTCTTCCGTATTCTTGAATCCAGTGTACTACAAAGATATCGACACTCTCCAGCAGTTGGACAAATCCGGCATGAAGATTGTAGTCAAGTATCGGGGGTTCATGGACGACGTATTTCCAGCTAACAATACCCCCACCATGGATGCCTTGCGGAATAAGATGGCGTTCGAGCAGTACGCGGGATCCATGCCGGGTCGGGTCGCCCGCATTGGAACAATCTCAACCGTAACCCGAAAGTCGACCTTATCCCTCGACAACGCCATCTACCTGTCAACCAACCAACTGCACATGGTCCGGGAGTGTCCCCGGATGTACAACCTGGCCTATGTCGTTTCGCGCCATTCGGTGTTTCTCGAGCGGATCAACACGATGGTTATGCGAATGTTCGACGGTGGACTCGTCGACCGCTGGATCTCGGATATGAACTACAACTTTACCATTAGAGATTGGGAGCAGATTAGGGCTACGCTGGGGTCGAATTTCAAGATCTTGACGCTGGTGGATATGCAATTTCCGTTCTACCTGTTGGCGATCGGGCTATGTGTGAGTACGGTGGTGTTCGGAGCGGAACTTGTACATCACAGGATCGGACGAGCACGCGGCAAGTCCGATGGAGGGATTTCTTTTAGTTCCAGTGAAGGAAAGCTTGCGAAAAATGCTTCTTCAAATAATTACAGTTATAGTCAGTATTAG